ACTGTAATTGTAATTAGGAAGTCCGCAGGGAAACGTATTCGTGCAGGTTACTGCGTTGCAGCTTCCGCAGTTGCATGTGTGAGAACCTAAATTAACAGCAGTGCATATTGTTTGACCGTTAATCTGTGTAGGTACGTTTTGCGCCGAACAGTCGGCTGCATAATAGGTAACCGTAACTCCTGTAATAACATTACCGGCAGGTACAGGATTGGTAAAGGTTTTGGTTTGCTGCGATGACTGGCAACAAGGACATCCGCTGGTGCCGATACACATATAGTCGGTACCGCACACACTGCAACAACCCCACGATTGTGCTCCGGAATAATAAATAGTAACAGTCGCTGTCTGTGCATTAATACCGCTTGCGCCGGCACAAATCAATGCCACTATTATGAAAAAACGTACGATTTTTCTCTTCATCACTTAAGTTTTTGCAACAGAAATTATAAGCCTAATACAGTGAAATTCTGAACGCCATAGCGTTTAAATTCTGAAAGAGCAATGCCAAAGTCGCTCAGTTTTATGGTGAGTGCATTCTCAGGTGTACATTCACCCTTGATGCCTACCTGTGCAGGTATCACTACCGATTTTCTGTCGGAAGTTCCAAGTTTCCAATCCCATTTTTCGTCCTGTGTAAAAATGCCGTCGTTCCAGCTTACCTGAGCTGAATAAGGGTTGGTGTTCACAAAACGGATATAAACAACATTCGCCCCATCACAAGTATCTTGTTGATACCATGCTTCTACTCCATCAAGAATATTTCCACCCGATACCGTCAGGAAAACCTGTTCCCATCCTGAGTTAATCTGAGCTTTCGCCGAAAATGAAAAAAGGAAAAGAGCAAGAAAAGCAGTGATAAGGTTCCGTTTCATGGCTAATGGTTTGTTTTTATTTATTTTAGCAACAAAAATATCTAATTAATAACTAATATACAAAGAAAAAGTACTTCATAGACGGAAATTTGTTATAAATGGTTGTTGCTTACTGATAATTTTATCAAATAATTCAGATAAATGATATTTTTGCAAGGCGATTGAAAAACGTTAATTAGCCAGATTAGCTTTATGTATTACTAATAAGCTCGTTTAAAACAACAGTTGTCAAATTGCGCAGCGACTCTTAATAATTGGTATTTTTGCAATATCTACTTTAATAATTTATTAGATGAAAAAATCAATACTCTTTTTTCTTGCACTCTTTGTAATGATTTTTACGATCAATGCTCAGGAATATAAATGGGTAATCAATCCTAAAGGAACCGATTCAGACTATTCCAACGATATTTTTGTGGACGGTTTAGGGAATAACTACACTACAGGATATTTTCGGAGTGCCAGCCTCGATTGTGGAAATACTACCTTATACAATTCCGGCGGAATCGATTCGGCTGGTGGCCCCTGTTTCGACCTGTTCGTGATAAAAATGGATTCGAACGGCGTAATCAACTGGGCGAAAAGTGCTGGACAATCGGGCAAATTCGAAAGCGGTACCGGAATTGCGGGCGACCATGCCGGTAATGTTTTTATTTCAGGTTGGTTTACGGGAACAAATTTTCAAATGGGCGGATCTACGCTTGTAAGCGCAGGTTTGTGGGAAGCTTTCTTGGCGAAATACGATAATGCGGGCAACGTTGCATGGGCACAAAAATTTGGCGGCCCTTCCGATGATGTCGGTACGTCTGTAGCGGTTGACGACAGTGGAAATGTATATTTTACCGGCTATTTCTTTAGTCCAACAATTCAGTTCGGAACTATTACACTCACCAAATCAGGCGGCGGTATGTCATCTGACGCTTTTCTGGCTAAATTCGATAATAATGGAAATGTAAAATGGGCAATAAAAATAGGTGGTAGCGGTAGCGATTTAGGCCGTCACCTTGCTGTCGATAAAGCTTACAACGTTTATCTTGCAGGGAATTTCGCCGGCTCCATGAATATTAGCGGTACACCGCTTTCCAGCAGCGGTAACACTGATATTTTTCTTGCCAAATATACTTCCGGAGGCGCTTTTCTCTGGGCAAAAAAAGCCGGTGGCAGCGCAATGGACCATGTAAATGGTATCGCCGTGTATGATACAACGGGTTGTGCCATTACCGGCGAAGCCTACAGCAACCCGATTACCTTTGGGACAATTCCGGTGGCGCATTCAGGCATGACCAATACTTTCGACAGCTACGTGGCGCGTTATAACCAGAATGGAACCGTATTGTGGGCCAAAGGTGCCGGTGGTGCCGACGATGACATTGGTCGTGATGTAACCTTTGATACAAAAGGGAATCTTTATGCATGCGGCGATTACGCAAGTGCTACCTTTGGTTTTGGTGGCACAACAATTACGAACAGCAATGCAAACAGTACCTTCACAGATTTCTATGTGGCGAAATTCGATTCCGCAGGAACACAGCAGTGGTTAAAAACGGCCAATGGCTTTTATTTCGAATATGCCTATGCGATTGGTGCCGACGCAAAAGATAATCTTTACTTCACTGGCCCCTGGGAAGGAAATACACTTTCATTCAGCCCGCAAGAAATTGCATCCACCGGAAATACCGATTTCTATATTGCAAAAATTGGCTATCCTTCCGATACTACAGATACTTCGGGAAGCGTAATTAATGAATATCAAAAAACCGAAAGCCTCGTTTTTCCAAATCCAAACAACGGAAACTTCACCATCAGTAATGTTGATTACACCCATGAATTGCTTATCACGGTGTTTGATGTTACCGGTAGAATAGTTTATGAAAGGCTTATTCCTGCCGGGATTTTGCCTAAGGTTGATCTTTCACTCGGCGATATGCAGCAGGGACTTTATATGCTGAGAGTTGTTTCAAACGGTAATGAATTTTTCTCTAAATTTGTGGTAAGGAGATAAACACCGCACTTGAATTTTCAATCATTTATCCAATCCCCTAAAAGGGAATTCGTAATTGCAGGCATATTTATTGTCGCGGGTTTGCTGTTGTTCGCACCCTCTGTCTCGATTGCCTTCCTTTCCGATGATTATTATGCACTCATTGTATTTCAACAGAAAGGCCTAAAGCTGTTTTATAATCTCCACGATCGGACGTTTATTCCATTCACGCTGTTTTTAATGGGAGTAATCCACCAAATATTTGGCGCGTCTGCTGCGGCATTCAGAATTTTTTCCATTATCCTTCATGCGCTGAACGCCTATCTGATTTATAGATTGCTGATGAGAATTTTTATGATTAAAGGGATTCATAGTAAACAAATATTCCTTACTGCATTCCTCGGCGGGATGTTTTTTTTGGCATTCCCTTTTCATGCCGAACCTATTGTCTGGATTGCTGCAACTGCTTATCCTCTCTGTGTTCTTCTTTGTCTTGCAGCTGTTCATTGCTATATTTCATATCGTACTATCGGTAAAAACTTCTTGTTGATAATTTCCGTTATTGCATTTTTTCTTGCATTGCTCTCAAAAGAATTTGCGGTTGTACTTCCCTTGATAATTGCAATGTTTGAATTGTTTTTATTTCGTGGTAACATAGAATACAAAATTCGTTTCAGGAAAATGTCATTTTCAATTATCTTGTTTATCGGTGTGTTGTTACTGTATTTGCTGTTTCGACGGCTCGCAGCGGGCGAGTGGATTGGGCTTTATGGTAGTGTTGTGCATACTCAGATAAATGCGGAAATATTAGCAAAAACACTCGCTGCTTATTTTGCCAATTTTGTATTGCTGTTTCGCTATTGGCAGCTTGTGCCCGGTAGTTTTATCAATAATCACACGTCGCTATTGCTTATTGGTGGCGCTGTAATAACCATTACCGGTCTGATTATTCTGCTGATTCGTTCCCGAAATACTGCAAAACATTCTTCATTATATTTATTGTTGATGAGCGCATTCATTGCCTTGGTACCTGTGCTCAATCTCGAAACCGGCTTCCTTACACAAATACAATCGGAACGCTACGGTTATTTTTCAGCAGTTTTTTTCTGCCCTGCCATTGCCGTATTACTTACGTTGATTTTCAAGAATAAGTTTTGGCGCGTTATCTTTTCTGTGCTGATTTTAGGTCTCTATATTTTATTGCTTCAAATGAATATCCATAAATTCAGAAATGCGGGAGCGCTTGCAGATAAGGTTCTTTGCGGAGCGGCAACACTGGAACAAACCAACGAACATACCGTTTTGCTTAATGTGCCTGATACGTATGATGGTGTATATGTTTTTAGAAACGGTCTTGCTGAAGCATTGCAGTTGCAGCATGGAGATGCCGGGAAACGCATTTCAGCATTGACTTATTTTTCTGGCAATGCAGATGCAGAACGTATAACAATCATGAAAAATAGTGACCGTATTAGTATCCGTTCTTCACAAAAAAACGTACATGTTTTTGCAGACACTGACGTTTTCCCAAGTCGTTATACATCCCTGCTTCGCTCGGACAATGACGTAGTGATTCTGAAAATGAAAGACACAATTTCGTGTCGTTATTATCGATACACTGCAACGGGAGATTTGTTTGAAATCCTTTGATTGTAATTGTTTCAGCTTGCACCATCATCAATGGTAAGGAAAAATGAAACAGGCATCAGCATCTGAACCCTCACCGCCTGGCCGTTTTGCTGACCGGGATTCCATCGGGGCATCATGTGTACAACCCGTGCAACTTCATCGTCGCAGCCGCAACCAATACCCTGAAGAATTTTTATACTGCTGAGTGAACCGTCTTTTTCAACAATAAATGTTGCATACACTGTCCCCTGAACCTTGTATTGCCTTGCCAACAGCGGGTATTTTACATTCCGCTGAAGAAATAGATTGCGTTCTTTTTCGCCCCCGGGAAACTGAGGCGCAACTTCCACTTTTACATAGATGGGCGCAGGGCCATTTCCATCGCTTTCACTTTGCCCGTTTCCGCTTGTATTATTGTTTCCGGTGCCTGTTCCCGCTGTATCGCCTTTAGGACTTTCAATGTCATGCTGGCTAAGGTCGACATCATTTTCATCGTGGTGTGTAACAACCGGCTGTATGTTCTCTGTTTTTTTTCGGGGCATTCTTCCCGCAGAAGGAAGATCTATTTTATTTTGTGCAGGCTGAGGAAGTGGCTGTTTTAAATTCATCTCGTACTGTGACGTGCCGCCGCTTCCGAAAGTTTCTTTATCAGAATAGCTGTAGAGCGCAATAAAGCTGATGCCAACGACAAAAAAAACGGCAATCAATATTCCGGTTATCACACCGCCCGGATATTCCTTTCTGTTCTTATAGGCGCCATACGCGGTGTTGCGGTTCTTGAAAATTATATCGTCCCAGCGTTCCATGATATGCGCGTATAGGTATCGTTCGATTTGTAATGGCGCGGTAAAATTACACTTTCCATGCCAAAATAGATACATCTCCGGATTTAATATCCTGGTACCGTATCTGCAAACGCCAGATAAAATATCGTTTTTATTTAACTGCAAGTTGCCGCGCATTTCTTTTAAGCACCTTTATTGGGGTCTAAGCAGTCATGTGTTTTTTAGCTATTAAAAATTTGTTAATATTTTATTTCGGAGCATAATAAAAGCGGATTATACACGCTTGTATAATCCGCTTTTATACGTAAATAAGCCTGTAAAAACTAGTTCGATTAAGTGAGCTTCTCGAGGCATTTTGCAATTTCGCCAAGCACTCCGGGCTTGATAAAATAATGCATTTCCTGACCATTCCTGCTGTTCATTAAAACGCCCGCCTCTTTCAGTACTTTCAGGTGATGTGAGGCTTCCGGCTGAATAATTTCGAAGAGCTTGCAGATCTGGTTTACGTTCATACTGGGCTTTTCTTCAAGAACGCCGATGATGGCTAACCGAAGGGGATGAGATAATGCTCTCATCCGGGAGGCTACTTTCGTAACTTGCTCCTGATCAATAGACATAGAATTCATTTTTTTACGATTATTTGTTTATATTAAAACAAAGATAAGCAAATATTCGTTAATTAGGTGCTTATACCTAAAATTTAACATTTCCAGTATATTTATAACTGATTGTTATTATCTTCTTAATATTTTTATATTGAACCGGAATTGCTATCCATTAAATTGTGATAATTGTCCCAATGTTTTTCTCTATAGCTTTGTCATAAACTAATTTTGCCGTGGCTGCATCCTGTATGGCAAGTCCGTTCGATTTAAAAAGTGTAATCATTGAATTATTGGTTCGTCCTGCTTTTTTCGACGTAATGATTTCGCCAATCTCTGCATAAAAATGCTCTGCCTTTATGACACCTTCTTCAATAGGGATGAGCAGATCGCCGGCCTCACTAAAACATGCTTCTTTAGAATCTCCGACAAAAAGAGATCTCTGAATAATGGCAGAATCCAGTTCTCTTGCGTTTGGTGTGTGGCTGCCAATCCCGTTTATATGTGTTCCTTCTTTTACCTGGTTTCCGTCAAACAAAGGATTGGCAGATGACGTTGCAGTGCATATTATATCCGCTTCAAGCAATTGCTGAGGTTTCGTGGCTATTATAATTTCGATGCCGAGCGTCTCACTCATTTCCGTAGCAAACCTCCGGGCCGCTTCATCCGAAATATCATAAACAATAGCACTGGCTATATCTCTGACTTCTGTCATTGCCCAAAGCTGCATGCGTGCCTGAACTCCCGAACCGAAAATTCCAACTACCTGACGTTTATCGTTTCGTGCCAAATATTGCGTTGCTATTCCGCTTGCTGCACCTGTTCGTAAGGCTGTCAAATATCCTCCGTCCATGATACATGTTACATCACCTGTTTTGGGATCCTGCAACAGCACTTTCCCTATCGTGGTTGGCATATTGTATTGTGCAGGATTGTTTTTATATACAGTCACAACTTTGCATGCAAGCGCCCCCATCACTGGCAAATATGCCGGCATATAAAGCGCAAGACCATCGGGTGGCTTTATGGCCGTTCGGAGCGGGAGCACAGCCGTTCCGTCAGCCAGTTCTGTAAATGCTTTTTCCATGACCCGGATACAATCCTTCATGGTGAGAACCGACATTACATCGGTACGATTCAGTATAAGTGTCATCAGTGGAAGATTTGGTTATTGCAATACTAAACAAATTTTTCTATGCATGCAAGGATTGTTTTTGTTCATCTCCGGACTGTCATTCTGAAGCGTTTATAAAACCCGGTTTTTACAATAAACCGTTAATGAAATAAAAATTATTGAAACGTTTTTGCATCAATTTTCACATCCCGTTTTTTCAGTTGAAAAATTGTGAAATCTTTACAGAAATCACGTTTATTATTTATATAGCTTTGTGTTTTCGGAATATAAAATGTGCCTATCGACAAAGGCTGAAATTATCAGGATAAACCATAGATTAATACCGTTAAAATGAGAAAGAATATTAGCATATCAGGGGCGCCTAAACCTCTTGGTCCGTACAGTCAGGCCGTAATGATAAAAGGAATGTGTTTTATTTCGGGTCAGGTTGCCATCAATCCGCATACGGGCGAATTTGTAGGCGCAACCGCTGCAGAGCAGGCAGAGCAAGCAATGGAGAACGTCAAGGCTTTGTTATTCGAAGCAGGACTCGATTTTTCAAATGTGGTGAAAACGTCGATTTTCCTGATGGACATGAACGACTTTGATGCTGTTAACGCCGTTTATCAAGGCTATTTTCAGGAAAACTATCCTGCCCGCGAAACAGTGCAGGTAAGTCGGTTGCCGAAGAATGCGCTTGTTGAAATATCGGCTATTGCTGTTGAGTAGCATTTTTTTTGTGTGAATGCTGTGTTTTTATTAAGTATTTATTTAGTAGTTCCGGGTTGTAGAATATGAAGAAATATTTTTCAGTTTTGATAATGACGTTGCTGTTGGTCAGGATTGTTCCTGCAAGAGCCGACGAAGGAATGTGGTTACCCATTTTATTGGGGGAAGGCACTGAAGCGGAAATGCAACGGCTGGGCATGAAAATATCTGCTGAAGATATTTACAGCCTCAACAAACCATGTATTAAAGATGCTGTCGTACTTTTCGGTGGCGGATGTACTGCTGAAATTGTTTCGGATCAAGGGCTCATTCTTACCAACCATCACTGCGGTAGAAGTGCGATACAAGCACATTCAACACTGGATTTGAATTATCTGGCGAATGGTTTTTGGGCTGCCAATAATGATGAAGAACTTGCCAATCCCGGTTTGAAAGTAAGCATTCTTCTAAGAATGGAGGATGTAACGAATAAAGTGTTGACCGGTATTAATAATAAAGCTGACGAAACACAACGCCAGGCGCAAATTAAAGCCAATTGCGAAAGAGTGGCGAAAGAAGCTTCCGAAAAGGGCAAATACACAAGCAGTGTTGAAACTTTCTATTATGGCAATCAATACATTCTCGTTATTTATCAGGTGTTTCGCGATGTTCGCCTTGTGGGTGCACCTCCTGTAAGCATCGGGAATTTTGGTGGAGATACCGATAACTGGATGTGGCCGCGGCATACCGGCGATTTTTCGGTATTTCGCATTTATGCCGATAAAGACAATCAGCCTGCGAATTACGACAAATCGAATGTGCCCTATAAACCGGCTTTTCATCTCTCAATTTCAACAAAAGGGATTAAAGAAAATGATTTTACCTTTATTGTAGGTTTCCCGGGACAAACGCAGGAATACCTTGCCTCTGATGCAGTGGACTTTATTGCCAATACTGAAAATCCTGCCCTGATAAGAATACGCGAAAAGCGACTCGACATCATGGATAAATACATGAAAACCGACAAGCTTACCCGCTTGAAATATTCAGCCAAGTACTACAGTATTGGTAATTTCTGGAAAAAAATGATTGGTGAAGCCAAGGGTATTAAACGCCTGAATACTATTGCTCAGAAGAAAGAACTGGAAAAAAGATTTACCGCATGGGTAAATGCCGACAAAGACCGGAAGCTAAAGTACGGCAGTGTGCTTGCATCCTTCAC
This is a stretch of genomic DNA from Bacteroidota bacterium. It encodes these proteins:
- a CDS encoding metalloregulator ArsR/SmtB family transcription factor, coding for MRALSHPLRLAIIGVLEEKPSMNVNQICKLFEIIQPEASHHLKVLKEAGVLMNSRNGQEMHYFIKPGVLGEIAKCLEKLT
- a CDS encoding SBBP repeat-containing protein, with amino-acid sequence MKKSILFFLALFVMIFTINAQEYKWVINPKGTDSDYSNDIFVDGLGNNYTTGYFRSASLDCGNTTLYNSGGIDSAGGPCFDLFVIKMDSNGVINWAKSAGQSGKFESGTGIAGDHAGNVFISGWFTGTNFQMGGSTLVSAGLWEAFLAKYDNAGNVAWAQKFGGPSDDVGTSVAVDDSGNVYFTGYFFSPTIQFGTITLTKSGGGMSSDAFLAKFDNNGNVKWAIKIGGSGSDLGRHLAVDKAYNVYLAGNFAGSMNISGTPLSSSGNTDIFLAKYTSGGAFLWAKKAGGSAMDHVNGIAVYDTTGCAITGEAYSNPITFGTIPVAHSGMTNTFDSYVARYNQNGTVLWAKGAGGADDDIGRDVTFDTKGNLYACGDYASATFGFGGTTITNSNANSTFTDFYVAKFDSAGTQQWLKTANGFYFEYAYAIGADAKDNLYFTGPWEGNTLSFSPQEIASTGNTDFYIAKIGYPSDTTDTSGSVINEYQKTESLVFPNPNNGNFTISNVDYTHELLITVFDVTGRIVYERLIPAGILPKVDLSLGDMQQGLYMLRVVSNGNEFFSKFVVRR
- a CDS encoding ornithine cyclodeaminase family protein, which encodes MTLILNRTDVMSVLTMKDCIRVMEKAFTELADGTAVLPLRTAIKPPDGLALYMPAYLPVMGALACKVVTVYKNNPAQYNMPTTIGKVLLQDPKTGDVTCIMDGGYLTALRTGAASGIATQYLARNDKRQVVGIFGSGVQARMQLWAMTEVRDIASAIVYDISDEAARRFATEMSETLGIEIIIATKPQQLLEADIICTATSSANPLFDGNQVKEGTHINGIGSHTPNARELDSAIIQRSLFVGDSKEACFSEAGDLLIPIEEGVIKAEHFYAEIGEIITSKKAGRTNNSMITLFKSNGLAIQDAATAKLVYDKAIEKNIGTIITI
- a CDS encoding Rid family detoxifying hydrolase encodes the protein MRKNISISGAPKPLGPYSQAVMIKGMCFISGQVAINPHTGEFVGATAAEQAEQAMENVKALLFEAGLDFSNVVKTSIFLMDMNDFDAVNAVYQGYFQENYPARETVQVSRLPKNALVEISAIAVE
- a CDS encoding energy transducer TonB: MERWDDIIFKNRNTAYGAYKNRKEYPGGVITGILIAVFFVVGISFIALYSYSDKETFGSGGTSQYEMNLKQPLPQPAQNKIDLPSAGRMPRKKTENIQPVVTHHDENDVDLSQHDIESPKGDTAGTGTGNNNTSGNGQSESDGNGPAPIYVKVEVAPQFPGGEKERNLFLQRNVKYPLLARQYKVQGTVYATFIVEKDGSLSSIKILQGIGCGCDDEVARVVHMMPRWNPGQQNGQAVRVQMLMPVSFFLTIDDGAS
- a CDS encoding S46 family peptidase encodes the protein MTLLLVRIVPARADEGMWLPILLGEGTEAEMQRLGMKISAEDIYSLNKPCIKDAVVLFGGGCTAEIVSDQGLILTNHHCGRSAIQAHSTLDLNYLANGFWAANNDEELANPGLKVSILLRMEDVTNKVLTGINNKADETQRQAQIKANCERVAKEASEKGKYTSSVETFYYGNQYILVIYQVFRDVRLVGAPPVSIGNFGGDTDNWMWPRHTGDFSVFRIYADKDNQPANYDKSNVPYKPAFHLSISTKGIKENDFTFIVGFPGQTQEYLASDAVDFIANTENPALIRIREKRLDIMDKYMKTDKLTRLKYSAKYYSIGNFWKKMIGEAKGIKRLNTIAQKKELEKRFTAWVNADKDRKLKYGSVLASFTETYKELLPYELAADYFVDAGLGIEIVRFARNFYKLVDLSNGKKANDADIQECLDQLKATSAGFFKNYDTRIDQEVMAALLQMYYKDLDPAYVPDVVLNNGTATNGDFTAYTAECFKKSFMVSEEKVNEFLMNYKPGKASVIKKDPIFILSSGLYSFYAENIYAKVSMMEEEVNGYYRKYMRGLMEMDTLKHFYPDANLTMRVTYGKIGGYHPRDAVDYSWFTTLPGIMKKEDTAVYDYLVDPKLKTLCANKDYGQWADADGNMHVCFIASNHTTGGNSGSPVLNAEGQLIGINFDRVWEGTMSDIAFDPERCRNIAVDIRYCLFIIDKFAGSKRLIDEMTLVK